A genomic window from Leishmania braziliensis MHOM/BR/75/M2904 complete genome, chromosome 19 includes:
- a CDS encoding NADH-cytochrome b5 reductase-like protein gives MRRTRHSPPLPLLYFPDLALSVYMYDVPVKAVLAMSRAEVRKGSHAYIQQRQYFSAKWCRVHGKWPRLQRSLRTATKEKWGTHWGSRLLKGGGGECVGATHSPPPMCFLETPCMSLPLPTPLFSPPSTSSPPHTHTRMPIHGQLPYPSADIYPHRMPPTPWEQQLTGSSTSHRRPAPGERGSTFSDFEYHQQKRGGHNEAAGASYSRHADEQRRGSAASRRRWSFILQDIPGAVQGMLNDVSKGYVTRVAAVVATTFGVSYAVYKLVLQPRQLRRPLAKRWSWCAPPVPITLVEKNREKDSNMLVYRFALPNSYDYAGYEPVSSVRMMSGHVRELSSLSRWYTPISHPDERGFIEFAIKDCDPGRMSARLRYLEPGDIVYLGRWMREFPYKANTFKELGVLCTTSGASVALQLMNIIDKNKADDTKLSLLYCHHTAADIPFRDTLFRTYEAHNKGRIQVSYNVLAGGRRRGSATPIEQNMYVGNIDPETIAAALPPPVRAVEVGAGGGSDTVPQLVTYRPRLLICAPQSMLTVMCGRVSSVGNYTYWQGPFYRYSGFLKDMGYTSSQVYKFGVSTHFLADH, from the coding sequence ATGCGGCGGACCCgacactcccccccccttccgcTCCTTTACTTTCCTGATTTGGCCTTGTCTGTGTACATGTATGATGTACCTGTCAAAGCTGTCTTAGCCATGTCACGTGCAGAAGTGCGTAAAGGCTCGCATGCCTACATTCAACAGCGTCAGTATTTTTCCGCAAAATGGTGCCGCGTGCACGGCAAGTGGCCGCGTCTCCAACGATCGCTGAGAACGGCGACAAAGGAGAAATGGGGGACGCATTGGGGCAGTCGCCTCCTGaagggcggtggcggcgagtgtgtgggtgctACACATTCGCCCCCACCGATGTGTTTCCTCGAGACGCCATGcatgtctctccctctacccacccctcttttctctccacctTCCACTTCCTcaccgccacacacacacacacggatgCCCATACATGGGCAGCTTCCTTACCCGTCAGCTGATATTTATCCCCACCGCATGCCGCCGACGCCATGGGAGCAGCAACTGACGGGGAGCAGCACGTCGCACCGACGACCTGCACCGGGGGAAAGGGGTAGCACTTTTTCCGACTTCGAGTACCACCAGCAAAAGCGCGGCGGACACAACGAGGCGGCCGGTGCGTCATACTCACGGCATGCCGATGAACAGCGACGCGGTTCTGCGGCATCGCGACGACGGTGGTCCTTCATCTTGCAGGACATCCCGGGCGCCGTTCAAGGCATGTTGAATGACGTGAGCAAGGGTTACGTAACCCGCGTGGCCGCCGTGGTCGCTACGACGTTTGGCGTGAGCTACGCGGTGTACAAGCTTGTATTGCAGCCCaggcagctgcgccggccGCTGGCGAAGCGGTGGAGCTGGTGTGCACCGCCGGTGCCGATCACGCTGGTGGAGAAGAACAGGGAGAAGGACAGCAACATGCTTGTATACCGCTTTGCCCTGCCAAACAGCTACGACTACGCCGGCTATGAGCCAGTCAGCTCTGTTCGGATGATGAGCGGGCATGTGCGCGagctctcttcgctctcccgGTGGTACACCCCGATCAGTCACCCTGACGAACGGGGCTTCATCGAGTTTGCCATCAAGGACTGTGACCCCGGACGCATGTCAGCTCGTCTACGCTACCTCGAGCCGGGCGACATTGTTTACCTTGGGCGATGGATGCGGGAGTTCCCATACAAGGCGAACACGTTCAAAGAGCTCGGCGTGTTGTGCACCACTTCTGGCGCCTCCGTGGCGTTGCAGCTCATGAACATAATAGACAAGAACAAGGCGGATGACACCAAGCTATCCCTCCTCTACTGCCaccacaccgctgccgacaTCCCCTTCAGGGACACCCTCTTCAGGACGTATGAGGCACACAACAAAGGCCGCATTCAAGTCTCGTACAACGTGTTGGCCGGCGGACGGCGAAGGGGAAGTGCTACACCGATCGAACAGAACATGTATGTGGGCAACATCGATCCCGAAACgatcgcagcagcgctgccgccgccggtgcgcGCTGTGGAAGTCGGCGCAGGAGGTGGCAGTGACACTGTGCCGCAGCTCGTGACGTACCGCCCTCGGCTGCTCATCTGTGCGCCACAGTCGATGCTGACAGTCATGTGCGGTCGTGTCAGCTCTGTCGGCAACTACACGTACTGGCAAGGGCCCTTCTATCGCTACTCCGGCTTCCTCAAGGACATGGGCTACACCTCCTCTCAAGTGTACAAGTTCGGTGTTTCAACGCACTTCCTTGCTGATCATTGA
- a CDS encoding protein kinase has product MLGNGRTLEKLHSTMSISEAESGNSGSGALRVQAGASDESGKFDKAMKTYQRSMAIRRRLANMSASTTCFPDNRGDGSSGSGGALNEVNTAAQTSSSSLRGPQLRSSVLITRVAPAPSTASVASSQRPRVLPEIAASVVKASKTTAITSSPTTTLGAGSAIETCSSMTASIPHAHVLPPVLSTATRPSNPPFTQEKTAPSSSSPLCVTVQLRRSAKHGNSDRDNANDSSNGEEDAVVQKNTLDSSAPIDPPRLLPLASGWGLIAYDPKVVAERQRTAAWHNSRSFDGGTHDHADQLSASTTDSRQPSQTPSFHQMMGGTYDVPTLGTIFRGPCNGVDRRQQGHQSLLAPPSSARAPIPAATLARLHSKKSITAAAVEPMSSPSASTSLQLSPSLILKSSVSSPAAAVIQQVPPVPASSLAAARAQATQIGDNDLSYLASRFPAQVAAEEDQRTSRTAAKARPEANERSTGKGRGGVHAGEPLAMVRMPASDLNLKPSEANVTPTVTSPLGKNLARTTTAQFYSTASLTKTFDGAEYLNDYILLSDIGSGATGRVVLAFSLSMNKTVAIKIILKPKENNRLQRRASASTLGSGQRSEKGGGSGRRTVGALATTAPKDMQNCMLSFSSTERQSERTKTSPTPLTTVAGKTRNVQREIEVMKDLNHPNIVRLYEVINDPKANSLFLILQYVDRGAVAQLDSTGHIRASLHPWTLLPIATQVSDSLVYLHEQHIVHRDIKPENILVSRDGHAFLADFGVAELMNGETGQPTAATLAYQGTPLFMAPEIYAGVDDEEEDEDAQQTPGGCTQRRSSDDSGQSSSMKASLSREEERGLRVIDPFALDVWSLGVTFYTLLIGHVPFTSMLQIRQTVQQGVNIPTSLPGEWRTVLRRTMEPRQESRISSAELRHMLHAMLAEQEAAEVTAGERSRKESRSTTLSGPRNASHQSNTASPSTRRVSCAADTGEESVNLSSSSSGSGNESIISGSGHRLVSSSHFTSDDDGDSSDDTTDTSRHDHRNLDLSINSSVLDVLRPTNPKKR; this is encoded by the coding sequence ATGCTCGGGAACGGCCGCACGCTGGAGAAGTTACACTCCACCATGAGCATCAGCGAGGCAGAAAGTGGCAACAGCGGAAGCGGGGCCTTGAGAGTTCAGGCCGGCGCGAGTGACGAGTCAGGCAAGTTTGACAAGGCCATGAAGACGTACCAGAGGTCCATGGCCATTAGGCGGCGCCTGGCAAACATGTCGGCCAGCACCACGTGCTTTCCCGACAACAGAGGCGACggcagtagcggcagcggcggtgcactCAATGAAGTGAACACCGCCGCACAGACCTCATCGAGCTCACTACGCGGTCCCCAGCTCCGTTCATCGGTCCTAATCACACGCGTGGCGCCTGCGCCATCCACCGCATCTGTTGCCTCTTCGCAGCGTCCACGAGTGCTGCCGGAGATAGCCGCCAGTGTTGTGAAGGCGTCCAAGACGACGGCGATAACTTCGTCGCCGACGACCACACTTGGCGCCGGGTCCGCCATCGAGACTTGCTCGTCAATGACAGCGTCGATtccgcacgcgcacgtgctgccgccggtaCTCAGCACAGCCACACGCCCATCCAACCCACCTTTCACCCAGGAGAAAACGGCGCcatcgtcctcgtcgccccTGTGCGTGACTGTTCAGCTGCGAAGGAGCGCGAAGCACGGCAATTCTGACCGAGACAATGCAAATGACTCCAGTaacggcgaggaggacgcggtGGTGCAGAAGAACACtctcgacagcagcgcacctATCGACCCCCctcgtctcctccccctcgcctcaGGATGGGGGCTCATTGCGTATGACCCGAAGGTCGTCGCCGAGCGACAGCGCACCGCTGCGTGGCACAACAGCCGGAGCTTTGACGGCGGTACTCACGACCACGCTGACCAGCTCTCGGCCTCGACAACAGACTCGCGGCAGCCGTCGCAGACACCGTCTTTTCACCAGATGATGGGCGGCACCTACGATGTGCCGACGCTGGGCACGATTTTCCGCGGTCCCTGCAACGGTGTCGATAGGCGGCAGCAGGGTCACCAATCCCTGCTAGCACCACCTTCGTCAGCTCGTGCACCCAtaccagcagcgacgctggCACGGCTACACTCGAAGAAGTCAatcaccgcagcagccgtggaaCCCATGTCGTCGCCATCAGCGTCAACGAGCCTGCAGCTCTCGCCCTCACTCATTTTAAAGTCGTCTGTATCATCccctgcagccgcagtgATACAGCAGGTACCTCCGGTACCGGCGTCATcgttggcagcagcacgagcccAAGCAACACAGATAGGCGACAACGACCTCTCATACCTAGCGTCGCGCTTTCCTGCGCAGGTGGCAGCCGAGGAAGACCAACGCACCTCGCGCACGGCCGCTAAGGCCCGCCCAGAGGCGAACGAACGCAGTACAGGCAAAGGCCGTGGTGGTGTACACGCGGGTGAACCTCTTGCAATGGTCAGGATGCCAGCGTCAGATTTGAACCTCAAGCCGAGCGAAGCGAACGTCACACCAACGGTGACGTCGCCGCTGGGCAAGAACTTGGCAAGAACGACAACGGCGCAATTTTACTCCACTGCTTCACTGACGAAGACGTTCGACGGTGCGGAGTACCTCAATGACTACATCCTACTGAGCGACATTGGAAGTGGTGCCACAGGGCGCGTCGTTCTGGCCTTCAGCCTCAGCATGAACAAGACTGTGGCTATTAAGATCATTCTGAAACCGAAAGAGAATAACCGGTTGCAGCGTCGCGCGTCGGCCTCGACGCTCGGGTCcgggcagcgcagcgaaAAAGGAGGCGGTAGTGGTAGAAGAACCGTGGGCGCACTGGCTACAACGGCACCTAAAGACATGCAGAACTGTATGCTGTCCTTCTCTTCGACTGAGAGACAGAGCGAGCGCACCAAGACGTCGCCGACCCCACTAACGACGGTTGCGGGCAAGACGCGTAATGTGCAGCGCGAGATCGAGGTTATGAAGGACCTCAACCACCCCAACATCGTTCGCCTTTACGAGGTCATCAATGACCCTAAGGCAAACTCCCTCTTCCTGATCCTACAGTATGTGGATAGAGgcgctgtcgcgcagctggaCTCAACCGGACACATTCGAGCctcgctgcacccgtggACGCTTCTGCCGATCGCCACACAAGTCAGTGACAGCCTCGTGTACCTGCATGAGCAACATATTGTCCACCGCGATATCAAGCCTGAGAACATCCTCGTTAGCCGCGACGGGCACGCCTTTCTCGCCGACTTCGGCGTGGCAGAACTGATGAATGGGGAGACAGGCCAACCAACCGCCGCCACGCTCGCCTATCAGGGCACACCGCTGTTCATGGCTCCTGAAATTTACGCTGGGGTCGatgacgaagaggaggatgaaGACGCCCAGCAAACGCCCGGTGGGTGCACACAACGGAGGAGCAGCGATGATTCTGgccagagcagcagcatgaaGGCGAGCCTCTCtcgcgaggaggagcgaggcCTGCGTGTGATTGACCCATTTGCCCTCGATGTCTGGTCGCTAGGGGTTACCTTCTACACACTGCTCATCGGCCATGTGCCCTTCACCTCCATGCTCCAGATCCGACAGACGGTTCAGCAAGGGGTAAACATACCGACCTCTCTCCCAGGGGAGTGGCGCACCGTGCTGCGACGCACCATGGAGCCCCGTCAAGAGTCGCGGATCTCCTCGGCTGAGCTGCGCCACATGCTGCACGCGATGCTAGCCGAGCAGGAGGCCGCAGAGGTGACGGCTGGTGAACGCAGCCGGAAGGAGTCGCGTAGCACAACGCTGAGCGGGCCTCGCAACGCTTCCCACCAGTCTAACACTGCGAGTCCATCCACGCGTAGAGTAAGTTGCGCTGCTGACACGGGAGAGGAGAGTGTAAACcttagcagcagcagcagcggcagtggcaatGAAAGCATTATTAGTGGTAGTGGCCACCGCTTGGTTTCATCCTCGCACTTCAccagcgatgacgacggtgacagcagcgacgataCAACTGATACAAGCAGGCACGACCATCGCAACCTCGACCTCAGCATCAACTCCTCCGTCCTCGACGTACTGCGGCCGACGAACCCGAAAAAGAGGTGA
- a CDS encoding putative proteasome alpha 7 subunit: MHTHPSPFSPPLTAALPDSTHAIHRTASAPPTRLHAVYRFCNWTYPEQHLAPPLREKKRIKMSYDRAITVFSPDGHLFQVEYAQEAVKKGLAAVGVLGRDCVVMAVEKKSAVKLQDSRTIRKIYKVDAHIYLAFAGLSADARVLINKAQLECQRFSLNYEDTMDVDMLVRYVAGVQQKSTQSGGSRPFGVATVIGGFNEDGTPHLWKTDPSGMSSAWRAVAIGRHDQTVIEYMEKNYKDGMLRDECVHFAIKSLLEVVESGSRNIELLVLQHRDERYLTEEELQRFVVEVEKEREEEAAKKKRQAEQE; this comes from the coding sequence atgcacacgcacccatctcccttctcccctcctcttacAGCAGCATTGCCTGACAGTACTCACGCAATTCATCGAACTGCCAGCGCCCCCCCTACTCGCCTACACGCTGTGTATCGCTTCTGCAACTGGACGTACCCTGAGCAGCACTtggcccctcccctcagagagaaaaaacgCATCAAAATGAGCTACGATCGCGCCATCACTGTCTTCTCCCCGGATGGGCATCTCTTTCAGGTCGAGTACGCTCAGGAAGCCGTGAAGAAGGGCTTGGCGGCTGTCGGTGTGCTTGGCCGAGACTGCGTTGTCATGGCGGTGGAGAAGAAGTCCGCGGTCAAGCTGCAGGACAGCCGCACCATTCGAAAGATCTACAAAGTGGATGCGCACATCTACCTCGCTTTTGCCGGCCTTTCCGCcgacgcgcgcgtgctcaTCAACAAGGCTCAGCTCGAGTGCCAGCGCTTCTCACTCAACTACGAGGACACCATGGACGTGGACATGCTTGTGCGCTACGTGGCTGGGGTGCAGCAGAAGTCGACGCAGAGCGGCGGAAGCCGCCCGTTCGGCGTGGCCACGGTGATTGGCGGGTTCAACGAGGACGGAACGCCGCACCTGTGGAAGACAGACCCCTCTGGCATGAGCTCTGCGTGGCGTGCTGTCGCCATCGGCCGTCATGACCAGACGGTGATTGAGTACATGGAAAAGAACTACAAGGACGGCATGTTGCGCGATGAGTGTGTCCACTTTGCGATCAAGTCGttgctggaggtggtggagagcggcTCGCGCAACATTGAGCTGCTCGTGTTGCAGCACAGGGACGAGCGCTACCtgaccgaggaggagctacAGAGGTTCGTcgtggaggtggagaaggagcgagaggaggaggcggcgaagaagaagcgccaGGCTGAGCAGGAGTAG
- a CDS encoding pterin-4-alpha-carbinolamine dehyddrogenase: MRQHKVERTTANTNTRAMRLSAVLCGPKALSAPAVAQSLQSLPGWRVNGNNANAIECDYVFANFVEAMRYMNTVAPVCEQMQHHPCWSNVYNRLHVQLTTHDAGNKVTQKDVDLAKAMNEAYRGMRNQ, translated from the coding sequence ATGAGGCAGCACAAAGTGGaacgcaccaccgccaacaCCAACACAAGAGCGATGCGCCTCTCCGCTGTTCTCTGCGGGCCCAAAGCCCTTTCGGCACCGGCCGTCGCACAATCACTTCAGTCGCTGCCGGGTTGGCGGGTGAACGGCAACAACGCGAATGCCATCGAATGTGACTACGTCTTTGCCAACTTtgtggaggcgatgcgctACATGAACACCGTAGCGCCAGTTTGTGAACAgatgcagcaccacccgTGCTGGTCGAACGTGTACAACCGCCTGCACGTGCAGCTGACGACGCATGACGCCGGCAACAAAGTGACACAGAAAGACGTTGATCTGGCAAAGGCAATGAATGAGGCGTACAGGGGCATGCGCAACCAGTGA
- a CDS encoding acidocalcisomal pyrophosphatase, producing MSDETGYMYPARKAHAIDLGSSLNPEGDQRHTWESVASVADVMSPTVKEIKHSVPQVTHFGTGLSMQGSFGDRNLQDADSDGDKAEGVNEFDLAAYSKEDLTQTLHKRIMSRMFSAFDVTQVGYLDISKLKELCIYVGRNMSQEAAEKMFDELKGIDGHITFDVFWNWWTTYPDTKMTKDTFSLVSADFSVPYHQQQLKIKEEGEIFTPSYRVKYYFKDMETGLRRRVSPWHDIPLYVRDPVRTKPEYIRANRFNFICEIPKWTRAKFEIATGEPFNPIKQDIKNGVPRFYKHGDMMWNYGAFPQTWESTEVIFEDGVSGDNDPIDGVEIGMRQMRVGEIHPVRILGILGMIDDGQMDWKVICMSVNDPVARFIRDIDDIPKFLPGCLDALREWFRVYKICQGGVENKFAFSGEYKDKTYAMKVVDESHYMWENLRKIKRKEEV from the coding sequence ATGTCCGATGAGACAGGCTACATGTACCCGGCCCGTAAGGCCCACGCGATCGACCTCGGCTCGTCCCTCAACCCCGAGGGGGATCAGAGGCACACGTGGGAGAGCGTTGCCTCAGTCGCGGACGTAATGTCGCCTACCGTGAAGGAGATCAAGCACAGCGTTCCGCAGGTGACGCACTTCGGCACCGGTCTTAGCATGCAGGGCTCCTTCGGCGACCGTAACCTGCAAGACGCCGATAGCGATGGTGACAAGGCTGAGGGCGTGAATGAGTTTGACCTGGCCGCCTACTCGAAGGAGGACCTCACACAGACACTGCATAAGCGCATCATGAGCCGAATGTTCTCTGCCTTCGACGTCACGCAGGTGGGCTACCTGGACATCAGCAAGCTCAAGGAACTTTGCATCTACGTTGGTCGGAACATGTCGCAAGAGGCAGCGGAAAAGATGTTCGATGAGCTCAAGGGCATCGACGGGCACATTACGTTCGATGTTTTTTGGAATTGGTGGACGACCTACCCGGACACAAAAATGACCAAAgacaccttctctctcgtgtccGCCGACTTCTCTGTGCCGTatcatcagcagcagctcaagaTCAAGGAAGAGGGCGAGATCTTCACCCCAAGCTACCGCGTGAAGTATTACTTTAAGGATATGGAAACCGGTCTTCGCCGTCGGGTGAGTCCGTGGCACGATATTCCGCTCTACGTGCGCGACCCGGTGCGGACAAAGCCCGAGTACATCCGCGCGAATCGCTTTAACTTCATCTGCGAGATTCCAAAGTGGACACGCGCGAAGTTTGAGATCGCCACAGGCGAGCCGTTCAACCCCATAAAGCAGGACATTAAAAATGGCGTGCCGCGGTTCTACAAGCACGGGGACATGATGTGGAACTACGGCGCCTTCCCACAGACGTGGGAGAGCACAGAGGTCATCTTCGAGGACGGCGTGAGTGGCGACAACGACCCGATCGACGGTGTCGAGATCGGCATGCGCCAGATGCGCGTCGGTGAAATTCATCCTGTCCGGATCCTCGGCATCCTCGGCATGATTGACGACGGGCAGATGGACTGGAAGGTGATCTGCATGTCTGTCAATGACCCAGTCGCGCGCTTCATCAGAGACATCGACGACATCCCGAAGTTCTTGCCCGGCTGCCTCGATGCACTGCGCGAGTGGTTCCGGGTATACAAAATTTGCCAGGGCGGCGTTGAGAACAAGTTCGCCTTCAGCGGTGAGTACAAGGATAAGACCTACGCTATGAAGGTTGTGGATGAGTCGCACTACATGTGGGAAAACCTGCGCAAGATTaagaggaaggaagaggtgTGA
- a CDS encoding DEAD-boc ATP-dependent (RNA) helicase, with translation MAHFILSPPRTLLVNIHARVCRHHHRRAHVRPSCQKPNKRVVTMQCHSRWRLLKYLPGVRVEYSGSAAKLLDSYLHQDSGTKYAANLPVSQRYFYMKKMSNGTSLSSAVGVSQQHQVIQLRLGAAQMLSSSQHTSIGNLNEAHPLYYAQTSPRAAGLTVPLVLALKRLRINRLTELQGALVPLLLKGKHVIAHSETGTGKSFGIALAIANRIIRDQLNYRLHTVVLVPTEELALQYDKWLRHFGGCTSQVVQAAIDSIPLEEQLAKLHNIQPHVLVGTPQRMGDILRLSPSVLGERLRRKVDCVVLDEADMIIHANIVYGRQRLSGANLVDRLFRNRREEVPAQLVAASATVDSVTAQTLNTWTRNDRTVRLTTSFVEHTIPSTIQFYFFGASTAYPLEKCLLLSLQLICRQRPDARILLFTEDERIAEVCTLLTSAEVDREMRRVAPGALPPTKMFAAALHALPRSAPSTHTMASHDPDNPVSHRRRPHTTTAKQEVPANPAHGRGSVYEDVRAHQVIRQHGDVYVKNNSSLSRLNEGKLVVGVGSLNSSRGLHVNGITHVILYGACPSAACFVHCAGRTGRMGAEGDVLVLYPPSSGRQVQQVCSSLELPFHSGRMSAVEDLLRSGEARATKSATAAMSESAGGAAPALA, from the coding sequence ATGGCCCATttcattctctctccccctcgcacCCTCCTCGTTAACATccacgcacgcgtgtgtcGTCACCATCATCGTCGAGCACATGTTCGTCCCTCCTGCCAGAAGCCAAATAAGCGTGTAGTCACGATGCAGTGCCACTCGAGGTGGAGGCTACTCAAGTACCTCCCGGGCGTTCGGGTAGAGTACAGCGGGTCGGCTGCCAAGCTGCTTGACTCGTATCTCCACCAGGACTCCGGCACGAAGTACGCCGCAAACCTGCCAGTGTCGCAGCGGTACTTTTACATGAAAAAAATGAGCAACGGCACCTCCTTGTCGAGTGCGGTCGGTGtctcgcagcagcatcaaGTGATACAGCTGCGCCTTGGGGCTGCACAGATGCTGAGTTCCTCACAGCACACCAGTATCGGCAATCTCAACGAAGCACACCCGCTCTACTACGCTCAAACCTCCCCGCGCGCGGCTGGGCTCACAGTGCCGCTGGTTTTGGCCCTCAAGCGACTACGTATTAACCGCCTGACGGAGCTGCAAGGCGCGTTGGTACCGCTTCTACTGAAAGGGAAGCACGTCATTGCGCACTCAGAGACTGGCACAGGCAAGAGCTTTGGCATTGCACTGGCCATCGCCAACCGCATCATCCGTGACCAGCTCAACTACCGCCTCCACACCGTCGTTCTGGTCCCCACAGAGGAGCTGGCGCTACAGTATGACAAGTGGCTGCGACACTTCGGCGGGTGCACGTCGCAGGTGGTGCAGGCCGCCATCGACAGCATCCCGCTCGAGGAGCAACTCGCTAAGCTGCACAACATTCAGCCTCACGTGCTGGTCGGGACCCCGCAGCGCATGGGCGACATTTTGCGCCTGAGCCCTTCCGTTCTGGGTGAACGGCTGCGGCGCAAGGTGGACTGCGTTGTCCTGGACGAGGCTGACATGATCATCCATGCCAACATTGTGTACGGGCGACAGAGGCTAAGCGGCGCAAACCTTGTAGACCGGCTTTTCCGCAACAGGCGAGAAGAGGTTCCGGCACAACTCGTGGCAGCCAGCGCGACGGTCGACAGCGTCACGGCACAGACGCTGAATACGTGGACACGAAACGACCGCACGGTGCGGCTGACAACGAGCTTCGTGGAGCACACGATTCCGTCCACGATTCAGTTCTACTTTTTTGGCGCGTCAACGGCGTATCCGCTGGAAAAGTGCCTCTTGTTGTCCCTTCAACTGATCTGCAGGCAGCGACCTGACGCGCGTATCTTGTTGTTTACCGAAGATGAACGTATCGCCGAGGTGTGCACGCTGCTCACGTCCGCGGAGGTGGACAGAGAGATGCGCCGCGTCGCTCCAGGCGCACTACCGCCTACAAAGATGTTCGCTGCAGCCCTGCATGCTCTGCCCCGAAGCGCCCCTTCAACACACACCATGGCCTCCCACGATCCAGACAACCCGGTGTCGCACCGCCGCAGACcgcacacaaccacagcgaAGCAGGAAGTTCCCGCCAATCCCGCACATGGGAGAGGCAGCGTCTACGAGGATGTGCGCGCCCACCAGGTTATCCGGCAGCACGGTGATGTCTACGTGAAGAACAACAGCTCCCTCTCTCGACTGAACGAAGGCAAGCTGGTGGTCGGAGTGGGTAGCCTCAACAGCAGCCGGGGGCTGCATGTCAACGGCATCACCCATGTCATTCTCTACGGTGCCTGCCCGTCGGCTGCGTGTTTTGTCCACTGCGCAGGGCGCACAGGTCGTATGGGTGCCGAGGGCGATGTGCTGGTGCTCTACCCGCCATCCTCTGGTCGGCAGGTGCAGCAAGTATGCAGCTCACTAGAGCTTCCGTTTCACTCGGGTCGCATGAGCGCCGTGGAAGACCTCCTCCGCTCGGGCGAGGCACGCGCAACGAAGTCCGCTACTGCCGCTATGAGCGAATCAgcgggcggcgcggcgcctgCCCTCGCCTGA